The sequence below is a genomic window from Curtobacterium sp. MCPF17_002.
CACCGAGGTCGCCGCCGTACATGGTCTGCCGGATCGCGTCGACCGAGTACGTCATCGGCAGCGCGAAGTGCAGCGCCGCCAACGGTCCCGGCAGCGTCTGCCACGGGAAGGTCCCGCCGGCGGTGACGAGCTGCACCAGCATGAGCACCAGGCCGAGGAACTGCCCCACCGAACCGAGCAGCACGTTCAGCGCCATGATGATCGCCGCGAAGGTCGCCGACGCCAGCACCATGATCCCGATCGTGGCCCCGGCGTGCACCACGTTGAGGTCGAGCGCGAACCGGACGATGAAGAACAGCGCCACCATCTGCACGAGCCCGAGCAGCGCCGGCGTCAGCCAGCCGCCGAACACCACGGCGAGGGGCTTCCGCACCGCCGTGATCGCCCGCTTCGAGATGGGCTTGAGGATGAGGAAGAGCGCGTACATGCCGATCCACGCCGCGAGGGAGATGAAGAACGGCGCGAGGCCGGCGCCGTAGTTCGACGCGGCGGCGACGTCGTCCGTCCCGACCTTCACCGGGTCGGAGATCACCGACGCCTGGTCGTTCCGCTGGGACGCGGTCGACGCCGGGATCTTCGTCCGTCCCTCGTCGAGCTGCGACGCGAGCTCCGACGACCCGGTCTGGAGCTTCGTCAGGCCGGAGGCGAGCGACTTCGCGCCCTTGTCCGCCGACGCGGCACCCGTGGCGAGTGCGGACGCACCGGACGACAGGGTCGGCGCGGCCTTGGCGAGGGTGTCCGTCCCCGAGGCGACCTGCGTCGCACCGGCGGAGAGCTTCGAGGCTCCGGTGGCTGCCGTCGCGATGCCGGAGGACAGCGTCGGTGCGGACTTCGCGAGCGCAGCGGTGCCGGCGGCGACCTGGGCGGAGCCGTCGCGGAGCTGGTCGACCGAGGACTTGGTGGTCTCGTACGTGGTCTTCGCCTCGGCCCCGGCAGCGTTGACGTCGGACACCGTCTTGGTGATGGCGGCTGTCTGTTCGTCGCTCAGCGTGACGCCCTCGGGCAGGTTCGCCTGGATCTCCGCGAGGACGGTGGCGGCGTCGACCGGCTGCAGCGCGTCGACGGTGTCACTCGCCGAGTCGACGGTGTCCGCCAGCGTCTTGTTGCCCGCGGCCACCTGCTGCGCCCCCTCGTTGAGCTTCGCGGTGTCGGCCGGCAGGGTCGAGGTCTGCTGCTTCGCGGTCGCGAGCCCGGAGGACAGCGTCGCCGCCCCGGACGCGACCTGCTGCGCGCCGTCGTTGAGCTTCGTGGTCTGCGCCGGCAGCTGCGCCGTGCCCGTGGAGAGCTCGGTCGCGCCGGTGGAGAGCTTGCCGGTGCCGTCCGCGAGCGTGGCTGCTCCCGTTGCGGCGTCGGACGCGCCCGATGCGAGCTGCCCCGCGCCGTCGACGGCGTCGCCGAGGCTGTCCCGGACGTCGGCGAGTCCGACGAGCAGGGTCTTCGCCGCCTGCTTGCCGACGCGTTCGGCGACGGCGGTGCGCATGGTCTTGCCGGCCTGCTCGGCGATGGTCGACGCGAGGTAGGAGTTCGTGTCCGCCGTCGTCATGACGAGCTTCGCCTGCTTCGGGTCGTCGGACTGCGCCGACACGAGCGACTCGGAGAAGTCGTGCGGGATCGTCACGACGAAGTCGTAGGTGCCGTTCCGGACGCCGGAGCGCGCGTCGGCCGCCGTGGTCTTCGTCCACTTGAAGTCGGCGCCGTCGATCGCCTCCTTCGTGACGTCCTTGCCGTAGTCCACGTGGTCGCCGTCGAGGGTCGCCCCGGCGTCCTGGTTCACGATGGCCGCGGGGACCTGGTCGAGCTTGGCGTAGGGGTCGCGGTTGGCCCAGAGGTAGGCGCCGCCGTAGAGCAGCGGCACGACCATGAGCGCGATGAACGCGAGACGTGCGAGCGGGGTCGCGGTGAGTCGCGCCAGTTCGGCGCGGACGAGCGAGGTGGTGGTCACGCGGTTGCCTCCGGGGCGACGGTTGCGGATTCTGCGGTGTCGGTATCGGGGTCGGACTGGAGGCCCGGCTCGGTTCCGGCATGGAGGGTCGCGTCCTCGGGATCCTCGATCTGGGTGGTGTCGGACGTCTCGACGGTGTCGAGCAGGGTCTCGACGGTCGCTGCTGCGGCCTTCGAGGTCACGAGCACGACGGTCACGCCGCGGCGGGCGACGTCGCGGACGACGGTGAACCAGCCCTCGACCGCGCCGCCGTGCCGCTCCGGCGACGTGATCACGAGCCCGGTCACGCCGTCTCGCAGCAGGGCGAGCTCGGCGAGCAGCCGCAGGCGCACGTCGGTCGGCACGCGCTGCACGTGGGTGTCGGCGTACCGCTGCAGCCCGAGCTCGTCGAGCACGGTGTGGACGTGCTGACGGGAGGGGCGCCGTCCGGCGTACGCGAGTTCCTCGCGCACGATCTGCTGCAGCGTCATGACCGGGAACGGCTCGGCGACGCCGGGGGTGTCGACCAGCGCGAAGGCCTTCCGCACGCCGGCGGCGTCCTCGTGCCCGTCGAGGAGGACCCGGCCCGTGTCCGGCTGCATGCGGCCACCGGCCACGAGCGAGGCGAGCACCGGCGCCTGCTCGGTCTCGACGGCGATGACGCCGGGGTGTCCGGGGGCGGCGACGGCGGAGACGACGGGCAGCTCGGCGCCCGGCTCCTCGCCGATGCCGACGTGGTCGAGTTCGAGGGTCATACGAGGTCCTTCGTGGGGTTCGGGCGGGCCGGTGCCGCGGGGGCGACCGGCTCGGAGAGCATCGCGGTGCGCCAGTCGATGCCGGCCATGCCGAGTGCGGAGATGACCACCATGCGCCGGCCGTCCTCGTCGGGGGTCCGGGAACGGGTGGCCTCGTCGAGGACGGCGATGCACGCGCCCTCGACGAGCCGGCCGAGTGTGGCGGGGTCGACGTCGTCGCGCATGGCGCCGTCGGCGATCCCGAGCGCACACGCGTCGCGGACCTGGGCGCGGAGGGGTGCGAACACCTCGGCGACGGATTCGCTGAACGGGCTGCGCAGGGCGACCCGGGCCATCGAGCGGACGTGTGAGACCTCGGCCCAGAGCGTCACCGCGATCGCGGCGAGGCGGGCGGCCGGGGGGAGGGCGTCGAGGTCCGAGGCGGTCGGCATCGCGGCGGCGATCCGACCGGCGCCGGCGGTCACGACCTCGCGCACGAGGTCGTCCCGCGACGGGAAGTGTCCGTAGACCGCGCGCCGGGAGAGTCCGGCGGCGGCGGCGATCGTCTCGAGCGAGGCGTCCGGATCGCCCTGCAGGACGGTCTTCGCCGCCTCGATCAGCGCCGCCCGGTTCTCGGTCGCGTCGCGGCGGGGCGCGCGAACGGGCTGGTCAGGGGTGGTCATGCACCCATCGTAATAACCTGCACACGTGTGTGCAAGTTAACAGGGCCTGTACCCCCGAACGAGGGACGTCCCCCAAAGTGCGGACTGTGCCACCTGAGAGGAAACGCATAACTTCACAGCAATTCCTTGCGAAACACGGACGAACCGGGAGTGCGCCCTTTGAACCGTGCAACACCGAACAACGACCCGAATCCGAACACACACCGCATCGCGCGCGTCCTGACCGCCGGCATCGCCGCCGCGGCCCTGGCGTGCGGCGGTCTCGCCGTCGGGGGAGCCGCTTCGGCAGCTCCGTCGGGGCTGGCCACGGCGGACCTCAAGCTCGCGCAGCCACTGCGGGACGCGAAGCCCTCGAAGACGATCGCCGCGTTCGTGCGGACGACCGGCCAGGGCGCGCTCGAGGTCGACGCGCAGGCGAAGGGCGGGGACCTGACGAAGTCGAAGGTCCAGTCCTCGGCCGCGAAGCAGCGTGTCAAGGCCATCACCTCGACGACCACCGCCGTCAGCGATGCGCTCAAGCAGTCCGACGGCGACGCCACCGAGCTGTACTCGACCGAGTACACCGTGCCGGGTGTCGCCGTCGTCGCCGACGTCGCGGCCCTCCGGAAGGTGGCGGCCCGCGCCGACGTCGAGAGCGTCATCCCGCTGACGCCGAAGCAGATCGTCGACCCGACGGTGAACGCCGACTCGGGCAAGGCACCGTCCGGCGTCGACCCGAGCCTGGTGCAGCCCGGCGCGGACGGCGTCACGCCGAAGAACGCGGCGAGCGACGTCTACACGCGCTCCCTCGACGCGTGGCAGCAGACCGGTCACACGGGCAAGGGCGTCAACGTGGCCGTGCTCGACACCGGCCTCGACTACACCCAGGCGGACTTCGGCGGCCCCGGCACCACGGCCGCGTACGACGCCGCCCTCGCGAGCACCGGCGCGCCGGACCCCAGCTGGTTCGACGCCTCGAAGTTCCTCGGCGGCTACGACTTCGCCGGCCCGACGTACAACGCGGACCCGAGCGACCCCGCGTACGACCCGACCCCGGCCCCGGACGAGAACCCGATCGACGGCGCGGGCGGCGACCACGGCACGCACGTGTCCGGCACCATCGCCGGGTACGGCCTCGACGCCGACAAGAAGACCTTCGACGGCGACTACACGAAGCTGACGACGCAGCAGGTCCAGGACATGTGGATCGGCCCGGGCACCGCACCCGAGGCGGGGCTCTACGCCCTCAAGGTGTTCGGTGACGGCGGCGGTTCGACCGACCTCACCGGCGCAGCCCTCGACTGGGTCGGCCAGGCGCTGACCGAGGGCAAGGACATCAACGTCCTCAACCTCTCGCTCGGCTCCGACTACGGCGCGCCGGACGACCCTGACAACGCCAAGATCGACGCCCTCACGGCGCGCGGTGTGCTGCCCGTGATCGCCTCCGGCAACGCCGACGACTTCACCGACATCGGTGGCTCGCCGGGCAACGCCGAGGGTGCCCTGACGGTCGCCGCGAGCGCCACCGGTCAGTCCCTCTACGACGGTGTCGAGGCGACCGCCCCGGCCGACGTCGCGAAGACCTGGCGTGCCCAGTACTCGCAGAACTACGCGGGTGACCTGCCGGTCGAGGGCGACGTCGTCGTCCCGACCACGAACACCGACGGCTGCGCGGCGTTCAGCGCGGACGAGGCCGCGAAGATCGCGGGCAAGGTGGTCTGGCTCAAGTGGACCGACGCCGCGCTCGAGTGCGGTTCCGGTGTCCGGTTCAACAACGTCCAGGCAGCCGGCGGTGTCGGCGTCCTCCTGGCGGGGACGATCAACACCTTCGACTCGGGCATCGCGGGGAACCAGGCCATCCCGGGAGCCGAGCTGACCAAGGACAGCGTGTCGAGCCTCCAGGCAGCCGCCCAGGCCGGGACCCTGCACGTCCGCTTCGCCGACGAGCTCAAGGGCTTCGAACTGGCCACCGACCCGGAGACCGTGAACACGCTCGCGTCGTTCACCAGCCGGGGTGTCCACGGATCGTTCGACGACATCGTCAAGCCGGACATCGCCGGCCCCGGGGTCAACGTGATCTCCGCGGCCAACGGCACCGGTGACGGCCACATGTCGATGAGCGGCACGTCGATGGCGACGCCGGACGTGGCGGGCATCGCCGCGCTGACGTTCCAGTCGCATCCGACGTGGACGGCACCGCAGGTGAAGGCCGCGCTGATGAACACCGCGACCCACGACGTCGAGCAGGGCGACGGCACCGCCACCCTGCTCCGACAGGGCACCGGCCGGGTCGACGCACTGCAGGCGGTCACGGCCGGCACCACGGTCCGCAGCATCGAGAACGACCAGCTCGTCACCGCCTCGTACGGTGTCGTCGAGGTCGCCTCGAAGACCAGCGAGAGCCGCACCCTGCAGATCGAGAACACCGACGGCCGTCCGCACACCTACGACGTGGCCTACCAGCCGCAGGTGTCGCAGCCGGGCGTGGCCTTCGCGCTCAGCGCGAAGCGCGTCACCGTGCGACCGCACGGCACCGCGACGGTGAAGCTCACCTTCTCCATCGCCGACCCCACGCAGCTCCGTCGCGTCATCGACCCCACCCAGGAGTCGGTGCAGCAGGGCTACCAGCGGGAGTTCGTCGCCGCTGCCTCCGGTGTGGTGACCTTCACCCCCACGGACAAGTCGCTCAACCCGCTGCGGCTCGGCGCCTACGTGGCACCGAAGCCGGTCAGCGCGGTGCACGGCGCGGACGTGTCCTTCACGGGCTCGGGTCGCACGGCCTCCCTCGCCCTGACCGGGCGTTCGGTCGACCAGGGCGATGCGACGACGGGGTACCACGCGGCGGTCGCACCGTTCGTGCTCGGCGGGACGGACGGCCAGGAGTCGTTCCCGGCCGGCTCGGCGAAGCGCTCGCTGCAGGCCGCTGACGTCCGTGCCTACGGTGCGAACTACGACAAGGCGTCCGACACGCTCGCGTTCGGCGTGCAGACGGCCGGTCCCGACGCCAACCCCGGCGCCGTGACCAACGTCGAGGTGCTCATCGACACCGACCGCGACGGCACGCCGGACTACCTGGTGTACGACGCGAAGTCGGCCGCGGTCGACGCCACGCTCGCCACGACGGTCGACCTCGCCACCGGTGAGACGGTGGACGCGCAGCCGCTGAACGGCGGAGCCCCCGGGCAGGACGTGAACACGTTCGACAGCGCGGTCAAGGTCCTCACGGTGCAGGCCGGGGCGATCGGTGCCACGGGACCGTTCACCTACTC
It includes:
- a CDS encoding YhgE/Pip domain-containing protein, translated to MTTTSLVRAELARLTATPLARLAFIALMVVPLLYGGAYLWANRDPYAKLDQVPAAIVNQDAGATLDGDHVDYGKDVTKEAIDGADFKWTKTTAADARSGVRNGTYDFVVTIPHDFSESLVSAQSDDPKQAKLVMTTADTNSYLASTIAEQAGKTMRTAVAERVGKQAAKTLLVGLADVRDSLGDAVDGAGQLASGASDAATGAATLADGTGKLSTGATELSTGTAQLPAQTTKLNDGAQQVASGAATLSSGLATAKQQTSTLPADTAKLNEGAQQVAAGNKTLADTVDSASDTVDALQPVDAATVLAEIQANLPEGVTLSDEQTAAITKTVSDVNAAGAEAKTTYETTKSSVDQLRDGSAQVAAGTAALAKSAPTLSSGIATAATGASKLSAGATQVASGTDTLAKAAPTLSSGASALATGAASADKGAKSLASGLTKLQTGSSELASQLDEGRTKIPASTASQRNDQASVISDPVKVGTDDVAAASNYGAGLAPFFISLAAWIGMYALFLILKPISKRAITAVRKPLAVVFGGWLTPALLGLVQMVALFFIVRFALDLNVVHAGATIGIMVLASATFAAIIMALNVLLGSVGQFLGLVLMLVQLVTAGGTFPWQTLPGPLAALHFALPMTYSVDAIRQTMYGGDLGAAWSDAGVLTCWLLGALLVSFVVTARQTRSRTLRDLRPSLIG
- a CDS encoding TetR/AcrR family transcriptional regulator, yielding MTTPDQPVRAPRRDATENRAALIEAAKTVLQGDPDASLETIAAAAGLSRRAVYGHFPSRDDLVREVVTAGAGRIAAAMPTASDLDALPPAARLAAIAVTLWAEVSHVRSMARVALRSPFSESVAEVFAPLRAQVRDACALGIADGAMRDDVDPATLGRLVEGACIAVLDEATRSRTPDEDGRRMVVISALGMAGIDWRTAMLSEPVAPAAPARPNPTKDLV
- a CDS encoding S8 family serine peptidase, which translates into the protein MNRATPNNDPNPNTHRIARVLTAGIAAAALACGGLAVGGAASAAPSGLATADLKLAQPLRDAKPSKTIAAFVRTTGQGALEVDAQAKGGDLTKSKVQSSAAKQRVKAITSTTTAVSDALKQSDGDATELYSTEYTVPGVAVVADVAALRKVAARADVESVIPLTPKQIVDPTVNADSGKAPSGVDPSLVQPGADGVTPKNAASDVYTRSLDAWQQTGHTGKGVNVAVLDTGLDYTQADFGGPGTTAAYDAALASTGAPDPSWFDASKFLGGYDFAGPTYNADPSDPAYDPTPAPDENPIDGAGGDHGTHVSGTIAGYGLDADKKTFDGDYTKLTTQQVQDMWIGPGTAPEAGLYALKVFGDGGGSTDLTGAALDWVGQALTEGKDINVLNLSLGSDYGAPDDPDNAKIDALTARGVLPVIASGNADDFTDIGGSPGNAEGALTVAASATGQSLYDGVEATAPADVAKTWRAQYSQNYAGDLPVEGDVVVPTTNTDGCAAFSADEAAKIAGKVVWLKWTDAALECGSGVRFNNVQAAGGVGVLLAGTINTFDSGIAGNQAIPGAELTKDSVSSLQAAAQAGTLHVRFADELKGFELATDPETVNTLASFTSRGVHGSFDDIVKPDIAGPGVNVISAANGTGDGHMSMSGTSMATPDVAGIAALTFQSHPTWTAPQVKAALMNTATHDVEQGDGTATLLRQGTGRVDALQAVTAGTTVRSIENDQLVTASYGVVEVASKTSESRTLQIENTDGRPHTYDVAYQPQVSQPGVAFALSAKRVTVRPHGTATVKLTFSIADPTQLRRVIDPTQESVQQGYQREFVAAASGVVTFTPTDKSLNPLRLGAYVAPKPVSAVHGADVSFTGSGRTASLALTGRSVDQGDATTGYHAAVAPFVLGGTDGQESFPAGSAKRSLQAADVRAYGANYDKASDTLAFGVQTAGPDANPGAVTNVEVLIDTDRDGTPDYLVYDAKSAAVDATLATTVDLATGETVDAQPLNGGAPGQDVNTFDSAVKVLTVQAGAIGATGPFTYSVLTESAYAPALATSGSYVVDETAEATYDPSAPALAFTQGTATGVLFADSGSLRVTRGTGVANAQVLLLHLGNAVGDQAQTVSATVAAPTLSLRKGSAVTVSGVTTVGKRLTAHHGSWDAKGVTYSYQWSRDGVVVQGATKQTYTLGSSDAGHRLQVQVTAKAKGYQDGSATSKPTAKVSRR